One genomic segment of Mustelus asterias unplaced genomic scaffold, sMusAst1.hap1.1 HAP1_SCAFFOLD_36, whole genome shotgun sequence includes these proteins:
- the LOC144482687 gene encoding putative G-protein coupled receptor 139, whose amino-acid sequence MALGFLIKLKILWALYDIQTIYFPILAAFGVPVNVVTIAILSRGKCGLSRCVTHYLIGMALADLLVVIIDLILRQIPIAYREQFIFFRNVALCNIHAVFLYAVTDFSVWFTVTFTFDRFVAICCQNLKSKYCTAKTADVVLGIVTVLSLLKNIFWYFLYTTEYYLSNSSWFCRVDFHVTRSMAWAVVELMHYIITPFLPFVLILLFNVLTVRYILMASRARSRLRGRSSGETTSDPEIENRRKSIMLLFIISGNFIFLWVVFMVCSILRRLDYLGYSVPLPTFVREIGFMLQLLSSCTNTFAYAVTQRKFREEFWNGVKQPFKLMAKLHH is encoded by the coding sequence TTAACGTGGTGACGATTGCCATCCTgtctcggggaaagtgtggcctctccagatGTGTGACTCACTACCTGATAGGCATGGCCCTTGCCGATCTCCTGGTCGTTATAATCGATCTTATACTGAGGCAGATTCCTATCGCTTACCGGGAACAGTTTATTTTCTTCAGGAATGTTGCTCTGTGTAACATCCATGCTGTCTTTCTTTACGCTGTTACGGACTTTTCCGTCTGGTTCACAGTGACTTTCACCTTTgaccgatttgtggccatttgttgccagaatctGAAATCTAAATATTGCACAGCGAAAACAGCAGACGTGGTTCTGGGAATCGTGACAGTTCTGAGccttttgaaaaatattttttggtATTTTCTATATACCACCGAATATTACCTTTCAAACAGTTCCTGGTTTTGCCGTGTTGATTTCCATGTAACCCGCTCGATGGCCTGGGCTGTTGTTGAATTAATGCATTACATTATAACGCCATTTCTTCCGTTTGTTTTGATTCTATTGTTCAATGTGTTAACAGTCAGATACATTTTAATGGCCAGCAGAGCCCGCAGCAGACTTCGAGGTCGTAGCTCTGGGGAGACCACCAGCGACCCAGAGATAGAGAACCGAAGGAAATCCATAATGTTGCTGTTTATCATATCGGGGAATTTCATCTTCTTATGGGTGGTGTTCATGGTTTGCTCAATATTAAGACGACTGGATTACTTGGGGTATTCTGTTCCCCTGCCCACGTTTGTCCGGGAAAttggcttcatgctgcagctcctgagctcctgcaccaacacttttGCTTATGCAGTGACTCAAAGGAAATTTAGAGAGGAGTTTTGGAATGGAGTGAAACAACCCTTCAAATTGATGGCCAAATTACATCATTGA